From a single Calothrix sp. NIES-2098 genomic region:
- a CDS encoding response regulator receiver modulated diguanylate cyclase, with product MSGISPFSLSKQPPLILVADDDKTMRVLLRKAMEQEGYRVVEVNDGQQCLDAYDTIKPDIVLLDAVMPVMDGFTCCKQLLKIARNNLMSALASFDTDSALGNTVISKLWERTPILMITCLDDEESVNRAFEAGAMDYITKPIHWAVLRQRLRRLLQQAQVYKQLEAANQALQHIANVDGLTGLANRRRFDDYLNTQWINLAQEELPLSLILCDIDFFKFYNDKYGHPAGDVCLQKVGAVLSHTAQKNQDLVARYGGEEFAVIMPNTHAFGAVHVAAAMQAGVRNLKIVHHGSEVSQYVTLSMGVATIVPTWESSPSDLIVAADKALYQAKAEGRDRIILK from the coding sequence ATGTCAGGCATAAGTCCATTTTCTCTTTCCAAGCAACCACCACTGATTTTAGTGGCTGATGATGACAAGACCATGCGAGTGCTGTTGCGTAAAGCTATGGAACAAGAAGGCTATCGAGTGGTCGAGGTCAATGATGGTCAGCAATGTTTAGATGCTTACGATACTATTAAGCCGGATATAGTATTGCTAGATGCAGTAATGCCTGTGATGGATGGCTTTACATGCTGTAAGCAATTGCTCAAGATTGCCAGAAATAATTTGATGTCAGCACTTGCAAGTTTTGATACGGACTCGGCTCTAGGTAATACTGTGATCTCTAAACTATGGGAACGAACTCCTATCTTGATGATCACGTGCTTAGACGATGAAGAGTCGGTTAATCGTGCTTTTGAAGCAGGAGCAATGGATTATATAACCAAACCAATTCACTGGGCAGTTTTGCGCCAGCGTTTGCGACGATTGTTACAACAAGCACAAGTATATAAACAACTGGAAGCGGCAAACCAAGCTTTACAGCATATCGCCAATGTTGATGGTTTAACAGGATTAGCTAATCGTCGCCGCTTTGATGATTACTTGAATACACAATGGATTAATTTAGCACAAGAGGAATTACCCCTATCTTTAATTTTGTGTGATATTGACTTTTTTAAATTTTATAATGATAAATACGGCCACCCTGCTGGAGATGTCTGTTTACAAAAGGTAGGTGCTGTCCTCAGTCATACGGCACAGAAAAATCAGGATTTAGTAGCACGTTATGGCGGAGAAGAATTTGCTGTAATTATGCCCAATACTCATGCATTTGGTGCAGTTCATGTTGCTGCGGCGATGCAAGCTGGAGTCAGAAATTTAAAAATTGTTCATCATGGCTCTGAAGTTAGCCAATATGTCACCCTGAGTATGGGTGTGGCGACTATTGTTCCCACTTGGGAATCTTCACCTTCCGATTTGATTGTGGCCGCAGATAAGGCACTTTACCAAGCAAAAGCGGAGGGGCGCGATCGCATTATTCTCAAATAA
- a CDS encoding response regulator receiver protein, with product MLMLSCESSTLRVLVVDDHELTRLTLQLAFSCQENIQVVGLAKNGQEAIEMVKRYHPDVIVLDLQMPVMDGWSASSHIKAISPQTQILAYSSIEDASLQQTKAMPSFDDFCRKDVPTTELIALVRQLGNRVENG from the coding sequence ATGTTAATGTTGTCCTGTGAGTCTTCTACCTTGCGTGTTTTAGTGGTTGACGATCACGAACTCACCCGTTTAACTCTACAATTAGCTTTTTCTTGCCAAGAAAATATACAAGTAGTCGGTTTAGCTAAGAATGGTCAAGAAGCCATTGAAATGGTCAAACGCTACCATCCTGATGTGATTGTTCTAGATTTACAAATGCCAGTCATGGATGGTTGGAGTGCATCTAGTCATATTAAAGCCATCTCTCCTCAGACCCAAATTCTTGCTTACTCTTCAATAGAAGACGCAAGTTTACAACAGACAAAAGCCATGCCTAGCTTTGATGACTTTTGCCGAAAGGATGTACCGACAACCGAACTTATTGCTTTGGTAAGACAGTTAGGCAACCGTGTAGAAAATGGCTGA
- a CDS encoding polyphosphate kinase, producing the protein MSSKKSACIHYFNYYVYYSSVAWAATICPQAIMPKPKKSTTAAINLSDAQYYINRELSWLEFNNRVLHEACDQRTPLLERLKFLAIFTSNLDEFFMVRVAGLKQQVEAKVSQLSPDGRTPQQQLDDIRFTLSPQVTKQHQHFEQVLRPLLANHRIHILDYIDLSEKQRNYLDNYFEEQIFPVLTPLAVDPSHPFPYISNLSLNLAVVVKNPETEEEFFARVKVPKVLPRFLPLPPELGIQHNGQPAHWTGVPLEQAIAHNLDSLFPGMNIQEYHPFRITRDADLALEEDEADDLLLAIEQELRKRRIGGTPVRLEIQSQTPEAVRSRLLQDLELTESDVYEVDGLLGLRDLMYFMSLPLPEFKDPPRQSVVPSRLQWLREPSVNSEIPEVEEGKDFFAVIREKDLLVHHPYQSFSTTVVRFITHAAHDPNVLAIKMTLYRTSGDSPIVNALIAAAENGKQVSVLVELKARFDEENNIYWARRLERVGVHVVYGLVGLKTHCKTIMVVRREKDRMRRYVHIGTGNYNQKTARLYTDLGLFTCQEEIGADITDLFNFLTGYSRQKSYREVLVAPVNMRDRFLALINREIENAKNGFTGRIVAKMNSLVDPQIIATLYEASRAGVQIDLIVRGVCCLRPGLKEISENIRIISIVGRFLEHSRIFYFYNNGQEEIYIGSADWMRRNLDRRVEVITPIKDPDIAKDLQEILGIMLADNRQAWELQGDGSYIQRHPCDRAPEANSQTTLINMALRSTSIGSTLIDSKKNSFYLDN; encoded by the coding sequence ATGTCTAGTAAAAAGTCGGCCTGCATACACTATTTCAATTACTATGTTTATTATTCTTCAGTTGCATGGGCTGCAACTATCTGCCCTCAAGCGATCATGCCAAAACCCAAGAAGAGTACCACTGCTGCAATCAATCTGAGCGATGCACAATACTACATCAACCGAGAATTAAGCTGGTTGGAGTTTAATAACAGAGTTTTACATGAAGCCTGTGACCAGCGCACGCCTCTCTTGGAAAGACTGAAATTTTTGGCGATCTTTACCTCAAATTTAGATGAGTTCTTCATGGTCAGGGTTGCAGGCTTAAAGCAACAAGTAGAAGCAAAAGTTAGCCAGTTAAGTCCTGATGGTCGTACACCACAACAACAGCTAGACGATATCAGGTTTACCTTGAGTCCGCAGGTAACTAAACAGCATCAACATTTTGAGCAAGTACTCCGACCCCTACTAGCCAATCATCGGATACACATCCTGGATTATATAGATCTCTCAGAAAAACAACGGAATTATCTAGATAATTACTTTGAAGAACAAATTTTTCCCGTTCTCACTCCCCTAGCTGTCGATCCTAGCCATCCCTTTCCCTACATTTCCAATCTCAGCCTCAATTTGGCAGTGGTGGTCAAAAACCCAGAAACTGAGGAAGAATTTTTTGCCAGAGTTAAAGTTCCGAAAGTCTTACCGCGATTTTTACCTTTACCGCCAGAGTTAGGAATTCAGCATAACGGCCAACCTGCTCACTGGACTGGTGTACCTTTAGAACAGGCGATCGCGCATAACTTAGATTCCCTGTTTCCGGGAATGAATATTCAGGAATATCATCCCTTCCGGATTACCCGTGACGCCGATCTAGCATTAGAAGAGGATGAAGCTGACGATTTGCTGTTAGCGATCGAACAGGAATTACGCAAACGCCGCATTGGTGGAACTCCCGTTAGGTTAGAAATTCAATCTCAAACTCCCGAAGCAGTGCGATCGCGTTTATTACAAGATTTAGAATTAACCGAAAGCGATGTTTACGAAGTAGATGGGTTGTTGGGGCTGCGGGATTTGATGTATTTTATGTCATTACCGCTACCAGAATTCAAAGACCCACCACGACAATCGGTAGTACCTTCGCGCCTGCAATGGTTGCGAGAACCCAGCGTCAATTCAGAAATCCCAGAGGTAGAAGAAGGAAAAGACTTTTTTGCCGTCATTCGCGAAAAAGATTTGTTAGTACATCATCCCTATCAATCTTTTTCTACAACCGTGGTGCGCTTTATTACCCATGCTGCTCACGATCCGAATGTGCTAGCGATCAAGATGACTCTTTACCGAACTTCGGGAGATTCGCCCATCGTCAATGCCTTAATTGCTGCTGCTGAAAATGGTAAGCAAGTGTCTGTGTTAGTAGAATTAAAAGCGCGGTTTGATGAAGAGAACAATATTTACTGGGCAAGGCGATTAGAAAGAGTTGGCGTTCACGTTGTCTATGGTTTAGTGGGGCTGAAAACTCACTGTAAAACGATCATGGTCGTGCGCCGAGAAAAAGATCGGATGCGTCGCTACGTTCATATTGGCACTGGTAACTATAACCAAAAAACTGCACGACTTTATACAGATTTAGGATTATTCACTTGCCAAGAAGAAATCGGTGCTGACATCACCGATTTATTTAATTTTTTAACCGGTTACTCGCGGCAAAAATCCTATCGCGAAGTATTAGTTGCGCCTGTAAATATGCGCGATCGCTTTTTGGCATTAATTAATCGGGAAATCGAAAATGCTAAAAACGGATTCACCGGGCGAATTGTCGCCAAAATGAATTCTCTCGTCGATCCCCAAATTATTGCCACTTTATACGAAGCCTCTCGTGCGGGAGTCCAGATCGATTTGATTGTTCGCGGTGTTTGCTGTTTGCGTCCTGGACTTAAAGAGATTAGTGAAAACATTCGTATTATCAGCATCGTCGGCCGCTTTTTGGAACATTCTCGGATTTTTTACTTTTATAACAATGGTCAAGAAGAAATCTATATCGGCAGTGCGGATTGGATGCGTCGCAACTTAGATCGCCGAGTCGAAGTTATTACCCCCATCAAAGACCCAGATATTGCCAAAGATTTGCAAGAAATCCTCGGAATTATGCTGGCAGACAATCGCCAAGCTTGGGAGTTACAAGGCGATGGCAGCTACATCCAACGCCATCCATGCGATCGTGCCCCCGAAGCTAACTCACAAACCACTCTCATCAATATGGCATTGCGCTCAACTAGCATTGGCTCAACTCTGATCGATTCAAAAAAGAATTCTTTCTATCTTGACAACTAG
- a CDS encoding integral membrane sensor signal transduction histidine kinase translates to MFQATRRRLALWYTAVTAVLLLFFASGVYLYVRSTLIERIDDTLNHVVEVVERSLVIEPVNTGTETLRLNVEASFRDNADTTDDDRIDLEWFSPTGELLWSTLSTPLNIPIHANRTGETVRVPKDEGWGQSPVLLRQVTQRVEAGRQVLGYLRVSHPWFEVTKPSRQLIFDLALGTGLMVLSVGASGWFLSGKAMEPVGESYQRLKQFTADASHELRNPITLIQTNVQVALADLELAETEVASSLHYRQQLKLVERLTQRLGRLVNDLLFLARQDSGISKDSFCACPLDALLMEVLEEQQLLATEKKITLALDLVDPALAETSPELLDNWFTLVGNWDQLVRLFTNLIGNALQYTPSGGRVNVELARLEGSDRISGLRYSSAQLQVKVSDTGVGIPPEELPRLFDRFYRVDPARTHTTGNTACDISTGSGLGLAIAQAIVEHHQGQIQVESSLDKGTTFTVTLPVTLEV, encoded by the coding sequence ATGTTCCAAGCTACTCGTCGCCGTCTCGCTCTTTGGTACACTGCCGTCACGGCTGTATTACTACTATTCTTTGCGAGTGGAGTGTATTTATATGTCCGCAGTACGTTGATTGAAAGAATTGACGATACCCTCAATCATGTAGTGGAAGTAGTAGAGCGATCGCTAGTAATTGAACCAGTGAATACTGGTACTGAGACATTACGCCTGAATGTCGAAGCTAGTTTTCGTGACAATGCTGACACTACAGACGACGATCGCATTGATTTGGAATGGTTTAGTCCTACTGGTGAATTACTTTGGTCAACTCTATCCACACCTTTGAATATTCCCATTCATGCCAATCGTACTGGTGAAACTGTGCGCGTACCAAAGGACGAGGGATGGGGTCAATCACCAGTATTGTTACGCCAGGTAACGCAGCGAGTAGAAGCTGGACGGCAAGTATTGGGCTATTTGCGTGTTAGCCATCCCTGGTTTGAAGTTACCAAACCCAGCCGTCAGTTAATTTTTGATTTGGCGCTGGGTACGGGATTGATGGTGCTTTCTGTAGGCGCAAGCGGTTGGTTTCTTTCGGGTAAAGCAATGGAACCAGTAGGTGAGTCCTATCAGCGCCTGAAACAATTTACCGCTGATGCTTCTCACGAACTGAGGAATCCGATTACTTTAATTCAAACTAATGTACAAGTTGCTTTGGCTGATTTAGAGTTAGCAGAGACAGAAGTTGCTAGCTCCTTACACTACCGACAACAGTTAAAATTAGTGGAACGACTAACTCAGCGCTTGGGTAGGTTAGTCAATGATTTGTTGTTTCTTGCTAGACAAGATAGTGGGATAAGTAAAGATAGCTTTTGCGCTTGTCCATTGGACGCTTTATTAATGGAAGTGCTGGAAGAACAGCAATTATTAGCGACAGAAAAGAAAATTACTCTGGCTTTAGACTTAGTAGATCCTGCCCTTGCGGAAACTAGCCCGGAGTTGCTGGATAATTGGTTCACCCTTGTAGGTAATTGGGATCAATTGGTGCGATTGTTCACTAATTTAATTGGCAATGCTTTGCAATACACCCCATCTGGGGGACGGGTGAATGTGGAATTGGCGCGTTTAGAAGGTAGCGATCGCATTTCGGGATTGCGTTACAGTAGCGCTCAATTACAAGTTAAGGTGAGCGATACAGGAGTTGGGATTCCCCCAGAAGAACTACCACGCTTGTTTGACCGCTTTTATCGGGTAGATCCAGCACGCACCCACACGACAGGAAATACAGCTTGTGATATTTCTACTGGTTCGGGATTGGGATTAGCGATCGCCCAAGCTATTGTCGAACATCACCAAGGTCAAATTCAAGTGGAAAGCAGCCTAGACAAAGGTACGACTTTTACTGTAACTTTACCTGTCACTCTTGAGGTTTAA
- a CDS encoding TPR repeat-containing protein translates to MKQRYFLPEGSILDGNPTLRPIRPRRSGLEILEFAILASRPNGKFQFLTACFLMLAVFFSPLVATASDITQQLHRPLNNTSLRESRDRADSLLRIGEQQQITGYADKTIDSCLEALEIYHALGDYKAQGMTYDLLAKAYIQLNRFQEGEDALRRRLAIARDTKDFQAQIFALNNISTVLLQKGEFTPAGKTVEEALTIAQNIQNSAGEGLSLSNLGLVNARLGNYNKAIKLYETALSFRRQVGDILGETNTLNNLGDAYLAMGNYPDTIGTYGAALRIAKTTGDRTNYLRAIDGLVTAHSSVGRYERAFDLLEQRLVTAKELQNQREEFKSFMTYANLYEQLNNYLTARHFYERALVLAKALQDSKQEVFLVDKLIKLPKR, encoded by the coding sequence ATGAAACAACGGTATTTCTTACCAGAGGGTAGCATTCTAGATGGCAATCCCACCCTCAGACCGATCAGACCGAGACGCTCTGGGTTGGAGATTTTGGAATTTGCTATTCTAGCCTCGCGCCCAAATGGCAAATTCCAATTTTTGACTGCTTGCTTTTTGATGTTAGCTGTTTTTTTTAGTCCTTTAGTGGCTACTGCATCTGACATTACACAACAACTACACCGTCCTTTAAATAACACCTCGTTGCGAGAATCAAGAGATCGCGCAGATAGCTTACTGCGAATCGGCGAGCAACAACAAATCACCGGTTATGCCGATAAAACTATTGACTCTTGCTTGGAAGCACTGGAAATTTATCACGCTCTTGGTGACTATAAAGCCCAAGGGATGACTTACGATTTGCTGGCTAAAGCCTACATCCAGCTGAATCGTTTTCAAGAAGGGGAAGATGCGTTGCGGCGAAGATTAGCGATCGCGCGCGACACTAAAGACTTTCAGGCTCAGATTTTCGCACTGAATAATATTAGTACGGTGCTGCTGCAAAAAGGAGAATTTACCCCGGCTGGTAAAACCGTTGAAGAGGCGCTAACAATCGCTCAGAATATCCAAAATAGTGCAGGTGAAGGACTTTCTTTAAGTAATTTAGGCTTGGTAAACGCCAGGTTAGGCAATTACAACAAAGCAATTAAATTGTATGAAACTGCTTTATCTTTCCGCCGTCAAGTTGGCGATATTCTCGGCGAAACCAATACCCTAAATAACTTGGGTGACGCTTACCTAGCGATGGGAAATTATCCCGATACAATTGGCACCTATGGAGCAGCTTTGCGGATAGCTAAAACCACAGGCGATCGCACTAACTATTTACGGGCGATTGACGGTTTAGTCACGGCGCACAGTTCTGTAGGACGTTATGAGCGTGCTTTTGACTTATTAGAACAACGGCTAGTAACTGCAAAAGAATTGCAAAATCAGCGGGAAGAATTTAAGTCTTTTATGACTTACGCTAACTTGTACGAGCAGTTAAATAACTATCTAACTGCCCGTCACTTTTACGAACGAGCGCTTGTGTTAGCAAAAGCTCTACAAGACAGCAAACAGGAAGTATTCCTAGTTGATAAGCTGATTAAATTACCCAAGCGATAA